The proteins below come from a single Drosophila subpulchrella strain 33 F10 #4 breed RU33 unplaced genomic scaffold, RU_Dsub_v1.1 Primary Assembly Seq25, whole genome shotgun sequence genomic window:
- the LOC119559601 gene encoding histone H3-like has product MARTKQSARKSTGGKAPRKQLATKAARKSAPATGGVKKPHRYRPGTVSLRKIRRYQKSTELLILELPFQRLVCEIAQDFKTDLRFQSSAVMALQEASEAYLVGLFEDTNLCAIHAKRVTIMPKDIQLARRIRGERA; this is encoded by the coding sequence ATGGCCCGTACCAAGCAATCCGCTCGGAAATCGACTGGTGGCAAGGCGCCACGCAAACAACTGGCTACTAAGGCCGCTCGCAAGAGCGCACCAGCCACCGGAGGCGTGAAGAAGCCCCATCGGTATCGCCCTGGAACTGTTTCCCTGCGTAAGATCCGTCGATACCAGAAGAGTACCGAGCTCCTGATCCTCGAGCTGCCTTTCCAGCGTCTGGTGTGTGAAATCGCTCAGGACTTCAAGACTGACCTGCGATTCCAGAGCTCGGCAGTGATGGCTCTGCAGGAAGCTAGCGAGGCCTATCTGGTTGGCCTCTTTGAAGATACCAACTTGTGCGCCATTCATGCCAAGCGTGTCACCATCATGCCCAAAGACATCCAGTTGGCCCGTCGCATTCGCGGCGAGCGTGCTTAA